The Kosmotoga olearia TBF 19.5.1 sequence CCAGATATTGAAAATCTGAAATGTGGGATAATTCCCACTTGGCATCTTTGAGTCTTCTTTCCCGATCTTTCTCTTTTTCAGTGCCCCGGTTGTCAAGGCGCTTTTTCAGATCTTTGAATGATGGAGGGCATATGAATATGGTAACAGCGTCGGGAAGTTTTTTCATCACAGACAATGCACCCTGAACATCAATATCCAGGATAATGTTTATCCCTTTTTCAATCTTTGACTCAACGAAACTTTTTGATGTTCCGTAGAGGTTACCATGGACTTCCGCCCATTCAAGAAATTCCCCACTATTTACCAGTTCCACAAATTTTTCTTTACTAACGAAAAAGTAATCTTCCCCATCAATCTCTCCAGGCCTTTTGGGGCGCGTTGTATAAGAAACAGAAAATGTAAGATTCGGGATTTTTTTTAGGACTTCTTTCAAAATTGATGTTTTTCCAGCTCCGGAAGGACCGGAGACTACATAAATTGTTCCCCTCATTCTTCCGTCCGTCTCTCCGCCTGTCTGATTTCTTCGAGAAGTTTCTCGATGTCCGTGAAGGTTTGCATGAAACGAGAAGCGATTGTTTCTGGTTGAATTGCGCTGAGAATAACGTGGTTACTGTCAGTGATTACAATAGCACGAGTTTTTCTACCGTAAGTAGCGTCTATTAGCTTTCCTTCCTCTTTGGCAACCTCTTTTAGTCTTTTCAAGGGAGCTGATTCAGGGTTAACAATCGCTATAACACGATCCCCAATGATTACGTTTCCAAACCCAACATTGATAAGTCCGTACACTCTCTGCACCTCCTACTCTATGTTTTGCACCTGTTCTCTGATTTTATTTACCAACGTACGTCCTTCGATTGAAAGAGATGTTATGGACAGTTTCTTTGATTTAGCCGCTATGGTAGAAAATTCGCGATGCATTTCCTGACAGAGGAAATCAAGTTGAATACCACATTCGCCATCTTTATCGAGAAGCTTTTCGAAGGAATCTATGTGTGAGAATAGTCTTACTATCTCCTCAGATATATCGGCGCGTTCAGCGAGGATTACCACTTCCTGCTCCAATCTATTCTTATCAGCTTCAAAATTGAGAATTTCTTCCACTCTCTTTTTGAGCTGTTCACGATAAAATTCCAGAAATCCTTTGGATTCCTCTTTTAGAGAATTTGCTATTTGTCTCAAACTGGTGAGATAGGAGCGTATGGCTTGAGAAAGGTTTTCGCCTTCTCGTTCTTTGTCTTTGTTTAAGTCCGTCACCGCTTTTCCCAGAGCGATCTTAGCACAGTCCCATATTTTTTCCATCAACTCTGGAGAGACTTTGTACCTCAATATATCTTTCATTTTCGTCATTACATCGAGACTTATCCTGTCAGCAATTTTGAATTTATCAGCGAGTTGATTTAAAGCTCTGTAATAAGCGCTTGCCATTCCCATATCTGGTTGAATTACATCGGCCTGATCCATGAACAGAATATCTATGTATGCTTTGATTGTTCCCCTTCTGAGGTGATCTCTCAAGAATCTGGAGGCTTTGATTTCGAGTTCGGTGAATCTTCCACCTGTGTTTACATCAATGTTCAGGTGTTTAGAGTTAACGCTCTTTAATTCAACGGAACATAGTATTCCGCCTTTTTCTTCCTCTGCTCTTGCGAATCCTGTCATACTTCTAATCATTAGATCACCTCAAAGAGAATTATATCTGACTGTGAACAATTATACCCGTTTAGAGTCAAAATTTCAAAGCGGCGGCCAGTTTCTTTAGGACATTGACAAAGGTCAGAATTTCCTTTTCAGTATTTTCTCGTGACATACTTATTCTTATTGCCGACGCGGTCTGTTCAGGATTGATCTTCATTGCTTCTAAGACGTATTGACCACCATCGCTTCGTGAAGAGCAAGCGGAAGAAGTTCCCACACAAATTCCTTCATCGGAGAGAGCATTTACCAGAATTTCTCCCCTTATTCCGGGAATAGAGATGTTAAGAGTGTTAGGAATAGAATGTTCGAAAGGTGTATTTACTACACCGCCTATTTCTTTAACTGTTTTGATGATGATTTTTCTGTATTGATTGAGACGGGTAGAGGTTTCTTCGAGTGAATTGACAGCTAATTCTAATGCTAAAGCTGTTCCAACTATTCCGGGAACGTTTTGTGTTCCAGAACGCATGCCCCTTTCCTGTCCGCCTCCGGTGATGAAAGGACGCAGCTTCGTGTTTTTACGAACGTAGAGGATGCCCACACCTTTCGGACCGTGAAACTTATGAGCGCTGAAACTTGCAAAATCGCATGTCACTTTTTTTAAGTTGAAAGGTATTTTTCCTATAGTTTGTACCGCGTCTATATGATAAAAAATTCCTTTTTTCGCAAGAAGGTTTCCTAGTTCTTCAAAGGGTTGAATCGCTCCGGTGACATTATTAACCGCCATCAAAGAGACAAGGTAAGTATTGTCATCGATTTCTTTCAATATTTTTTCAGCAAGGACGATACCGTTCCTTTCCGGGGGTACCTGAATGATTTCGATATTGTGGGTATTTTTGAGATCTTTCAAGGTGTTTAAGACCGCTTTGTGTTCTATGGAGCTTGTAATAACTTTTTTTCTATTTCCTCTGAAACTGGTAGCGGTTCGTAATGCCCAGTTGATCGATTCAGTTGCACATGAAGTGAAGAATATTTCTCTTGGGTTTGTACCGAGAAGATTGGCTATTTTTTCTCTAGCTTCTTCCATAGCCATGCTGGCGGTTAGTCCCATGGAATGGATAGAATTGGGGTTCGCGTAATCTTGCATATAATAGCGTGTCATGGTTTCAAGGACTTCAGGAGCAAGCCTGGTTGTAGCGTTGTTATCAAGATATATCATTTTTTTCTCCCTCCCGAATCAACTTAATGAATTCCTCTTCGTTTATTGTTTTGACGTTTAGGGCTTTGGCCTTTTGAAATTTTGAACCAGGATTTTCTCCAACGACCACGAAATCGGTATTTTTTGAGACGCTGGAACTCACTTTTCCTCCCAGAGAGACTATGAGTTCTTCCGCTTCTTTTCTGGTGAAGTTCTTCAAGGTTCCGGTCAACACAAATTTTTTCCCTTTGAGAAGCTCTTCTTTTTTCGAGGAACGTTCTGAGGTATTAACTTCTTTCTTGAGGTGCTCAATTTCTTCCTTTATCTCTGGAAGGTTGAAAAATTCCACTATGTTTTTTGCCAATTCCAGTCCGATGCCCGGAACTTCAAGAAGCTGGTCGATTGTTGCATTTTGAAGTGCATCAAGGGTTTTAAAATGTTCCGCCAGATCCCTTGCGAGTTTAACTCCGACACCTGGAATGCCAAGCCCG is a genomic window containing:
- the gmk gene encoding guanylate kinase encodes the protein MRGTIYVVSGPSGAGKTSILKEVLKKIPNLTFSVSYTTRPKRPGEIDGEDYFFVSKEKFVELVNSGEFLEWAEVHGNLYGTSKSFVESKIEKGINIILDIDVQGALSVMKKLPDAVTIFICPPSFKDLKKRLDNRGTEKEKDRERRLKDAKWELSHISDFQYLVVNRTLNESVKQLEAVIIAEQLRVDRIKDHMGLQDFFKESDNDVCDN
- a CDS encoding DUF370 domain-containing protein, encoding MYGLINVGFGNVIIGDRVIAIVNPESAPLKRLKEVAKEEGKLIDATYGRKTRAIVITDSNHVILSAIQPETIASRFMQTFTDIEKLLEEIRQAERRTEE
- a CDS encoding YicC/YloC family endoribonuclease, which codes for MIRSMTGFARAEEEKGGILCSVELKSVNSKHLNIDVNTGGRFTELEIKASRFLRDHLRRGTIKAYIDILFMDQADVIQPDMGMASAYYRALNQLADKFKIADRISLDVMTKMKDILRYKVSPELMEKIWDCAKIALGKAVTDLNKDKEREGENLSQAIRSYLTSLRQIANSLKEESKGFLEFYREQLKKRVEEILNFEADKNRLEQEVVILAERADISEEIVRLFSHIDSFEKLLDKDGECGIQLDFLCQEMHREFSTIAAKSKKLSITSLSIEGRTLVNKIREQVQNIE
- a CDS encoding cysteine desulfurase family protein; translation: MIYLDNNATTRLAPEVLETMTRYYMQDYANPNSIHSMGLTASMAMEEAREKIANLLGTNPREIFFTSCATESINWALRTATSFRGNRKKVITSSIEHKAVLNTLKDLKNTHNIEIIQVPPERNGIVLAEKILKEIDDNTYLVSLMAVNNVTGAIQPFEELGNLLAKKGIFYHIDAVQTIGKIPFNLKKVTCDFASFSAHKFHGPKGVGILYVRKNTKLRPFITGGGQERGMRSGTQNVPGIVGTALALELAVNSLEETSTRLNQYRKIIIKTVKEIGGVVNTPFEHSIPNTLNISIPGIRGEILVNALSDEGICVGTSSACSSRSDGGQYVLEAMKINPEQTASAIRISMSRENTEKEILTFVNVLKKLAAALKF